ACGGCGTTCCCTAGGGATTCCAGGAGGTTGGCGAAACTCCTGAGCGCGATGCGCTCGTCATCGACGATCAAGACCCGGAGTGACTGCTGTTCGTTCATGGGGGTGGTCAAGGCGAAGGGGGAAGGGTCAGGCGAAAGAGAGTGCGATCGGACTCTCGTAAGTAGAAGACCTGCCAGCGGAAGTTATGCGCGATGCGTTGAACCACGGTCAGTCCGATGCCATAGCCGTCCTGCTTCGTGGTGACGCGGCGATGGGTGAAGAGCGCCTGGGCGACCTCCTCCGGGATGCCGGGCCCCGTGTCCCAGATCTCGATGAGCTGCCCTTCTGCGTCCCATCGGGCTCGGATGCCCATGGCGCCCTCCTCGGGTGCCGCCTGGGCCGCGTTGCGCAGGAGGTTGCTGAGCAGTTGGACCAGGGAGTCTCCTTCCGCGCGGACGGTCAGCTCGGGGTCGATCTCCACCATGACGGACAGCCGCTTGCGCTGGATGGACTCCCGGATGAGATGCAGCGCCCGCTGGGTATGGCCGAGCAGGGGGAGCGGACCGACTTCGGGCCGGGGCAGTTGGAGCCGTCGCAGGGAGTCCAGCATCCGCTTCATGCGCTCGACCTCTTCTCTCGCGAAGGAGAGATCCTCCTCCCCGAGCGCCTGGCCATCGGCGCCCCGCCGGAGCAGATCCTGCAGGAAGCTCAGCGGGTAGACCATCTCGTGGCAGACCTCCTCGCTGATCGCGCTGAGGGTCAGCTGCTTCTCCTTGTGCGCCGCCCCCACCTCGAGGCGCCGGAGGGACTCCAGCTCCTGGACGGCCTCGACGTTGTGGAGCGCCAGGGCGCCCAGGCTGGCGAGGGTCTCCAGCAGTTGGAGATCCTCCTGGGTATAGAGGGCGCCCTCTCGCTTGGGGGCGATGAACAGCACGGCCCGCAGCTCCCCCCGTGAGCGCATGGGAATCAGCAGGTGCCGCTCGCGGGGGCTCTGCGCCGTCCAGACATGGGTGCCCCGCGCGAGTTCCTCCAGGGCTTCCGGGGGCAGATGGGGGAGCTCACCCAGGGCCGAGGGCTCGAGGATCCGGGCCGAGTGGGTGGGCACGGCATTCATCACCTCCTCCTCCAGGGTCCGCCGGATGGTGGGCGCGTCACGCAGGGCCGCCAGCCGATCACTGAGTCCCTCGATGGTGCCGCGGAACGCCAGGGTGGCGGGAAAGAACAGGCGTACCGCCAGCCCATGGGCGAGCACCATCAACGCGCTGAAGAGCGCTCCGCCGATGAGGAGGAGCAGCATGAGCTGTGTCGGTCCGGTCCGGGTCACCAGATGGAACAGGTACGTCCCGAGCACGGACAGGAGCAGGGCGCCGAGGAAGAGCGGAACCCGCAGCATCCTCGGGGTGAGCACGACCCGGGCCTCCAGGATGTTGTGGCGGATCAGCGCGTAGCCGATGGACAGCGGGAGGACGAGGACGATGAAGGGCAGCGCCAGGTGCCGGATCTCCCTGCCGGTCCACAGGGAGAACACCTGCATGAGCGCGATCAGCAGGGGGGTCACGACGAGGCCACCGGAGGCGGTGAGCAACTCGGCGCGTTCCAGTCCCGTGCTGCGGCGCAGCCGGAGGAGGACGACGAGCGCCAGTGTCGCGATGCAGAGAGCCAGCAACAGATCGGTGGTATTGCGCACGGGCTCGATGTCCGTTCCCGTGAAGCGCGCGGCCACGAGGCCCAGCGCCGTCGCGGCCCCCAGCACCGTCAGCGCGGAGAGCAGGCGGCGCAGGCCCACCGTCCTCCACGCGGGAGGCGAGGGAAAGGCGTAGGCGAGCCAGAGCGCGCTGAGCATGAGGCCCACCTTCGAGACGGAGAAGAGCGGCGCGAGCCACGCGGTCGTGTGGTAGTCGTAGAAGGACAGCAGGAAGAGGAAGGTCACGGCCGACCACCCCACGAAGGCCCGGCGGGCGGCGGTGCGGCTGCTCAGCGTCAGGACCAGTCCGCCGGACCAGAGCACCATCCAGGCCGCCAGCACGTAGGTGACGAAGAAGAGCAAGACCTCGTCGAAGTCCAGGCAGCCGCCTTTCACGTCCACGGAAAGGCGTTGACCTTGTGGGCTCTCGAAGAGCAGGGAAACCCTGGCGTCGGAGCAGGTTTCCCCCGCGAGTGCGTAGAGCGCCAGGGGGGCGCTCAGCGGCATGTGTTTGGGGAGGGATTCTCCATTCACGGAGACCAATCGGTGGCGCGCCAGCGGGAGGGGCTCGGTGGACGGCCACGGGTGGCCCCCGATCGATGTCTGTGGATCCCACGAGGGCAGCAGCACCAACGAATAGAAGTGATGGGCGTCCACCAGCAGGGAGGGAAAGGGCTTTGCCTGGGTGCTCCAGGCCCCGTGGGCCGCGAGCCCCGTGAGCACGAGAGCGAGGACTCCCGGTACGAGCAGCCACGGGCCGCCCTGGTGTCGTCCTCGAGAACTCGGTGCTGGGTTCATTCCTCGCTCCTGGGTAGAGACGAGTGGAGTCTAGCCGGACGTTCCCGATGGAAAGGCGAGGGCTTTGGCGAGGAACCGCGCGATGGTCTGGGACGGTGTGGCCTCCAACCGACGCATCAGGGTGTAGAGCCAGCGCGACGCCTCGCTGGCGGGGACTTCCGGAGGGGATTGTTCGAGTGCCTCACCCAGCAGCTCCAACACGTGGAGGCACCGGTCCTTCAGGGCTCCGTGGTCGGTTTCGTCCACGGGCCACGTCGCGAGGCCGTGCCGTCGCAGGGCACGCAGGTGGCGCGCGAGCCAGAAGAGCGCGTCCTTCAGCGGGCTGTCACGCAGGACGAGGGGGACGAAACAACCCCGCAGGGACAGGTAGCGTCGGAGCAGGGGTTCATGGGGAGCACTGCTCCACAATGCGGCCTCCCAGCTCCGAGCCGCCTCCTGTTCCATTTCCACTTCAGCGGGGGACCCTGGGACGGACAGTGGCGCACGCGTGGCCAGCAAGGCGAAGCAGAAGGGATCCGCGGCGGCCAGACATGCCCCCAGGGCATCGAGCCGTCCATGGCCCAGCTTGAAGTTGTGCCCGCCCTGATCCCAGTCGTTGAAATGACGGGCCTCCAAGCCCGGGGCCGACGGTGCCTCCTCTGGAGGCGTCTTCACGGCGGTCGCTCGCAGGAGCTGGCGGAGCTCGGCGAGGCGCAACTCCGGATGGGTGGCGACCATGCGAGCGGCGGTGCCAGCCACCAGCGCCGCGGCGAGGCTCGAATCGTCCGCCGCCCCGATGGCCGGAAACGTGACGAGTTCCCCGGGCGCGCACAGCTCGACGGAGGGCCCCAGGCGCCCGAGGGGCGTGCCGTGAAGCCGGTACCAGCCGCCTCCGAGGCCACAGGCCGCCACGGGAATGACCCAGGGCTGCGCGTTGAAGTCGTCGCTCGCGAGCACCGCGCTGTCTCCGTGAACGTCGCGGTTCTGATCGATGCGCCCCGTGCAGCACACGATGAGCGCGCCCCGTCCTCCCCGGCCACTCCGGGCGCACCCGCGAAGGATGGCCCGCAGGTGGGCGGGAACGCCCCAGCTTCCATGGGCCATGGCCACCAGGACGACATCCGCCCCCCACTCCCCCACCGCCCGGGCCAGTGCCGCCGCCAGGTCGGTGACATGGAGGAACGAGTCATGGGCGAGGGGAATCTCGAACAAGCCCAGGCGTACGCCGGGCGCGACCGCCTCGACCGCCGCGGCCATCACCACGCCATGGCCCGCCACGGTCCGCGAGGGCTCTGGTGGATGGGGACTCCGGGGAAACCCCAACCCCTGTTCCGAGGCGGCGTGAAGGAGGGAGGTTTCATCCAGGCCGCGCAGCACGTCCCATCCGCCGCAATCCGTGTCGATGACGGCCACCCGCACCGGAGCGCCCTCGTGTCCATCCCAGTGCCGGGCGGCGAGGTGTGGTGAGGGAAGCCCGAGGCCATGCAGCAGGGCCTCGACGGAGAGCCGGGGGCGGGGCAAACCGATCTCGGGCTGCTCCAGCTCCGGGGAGGGAGTGCCTGGGAGGGGCGTCGGCTCGCCCGTGTAGCGCTCGTCCATCCAGACCCGGCTGTCCACGCCGATGTAGCCCACCCCGGGCGTGGGATGACCCCGCCCGCGGCAGACCAGGGGTTGGATGAAGCGCGCCGGCAGTGCGCCCTCGTCGACGGAGGGAGACACATACAGCCGCTCCTGGCCCACGGAGGGAAAGGGCACCCAGCTCGCGGGAACGGACAGTGGACGGCCGTCCGCCCCGGGCAGTGGCGAGACGATCGAGAAGTCCAGATAGGACAACTCGTCGCGTGAGGGGACTACATCGAGCTGACGGAGGAGCTGGTACCCACGGTGTTGTCTTGGGTAGGCCCGGCCACGGAGAGACATACGGCCTCCAATGAGGATGCGATGACCATTCCCGCGAGGTTGTCCTCGGGGCGGATGCGCCGCGCGCGAATCCCTTCCAACTCCTGCGCGCGGTGGGACAGCCAGTGGGCGAAGTGCTCGAACCCCCCCCGCGCCGCCGCGGCTCCGGCGGCTCTGGTCAGCAGGGCTCCGGCACTGAAGAGCGCGGGGGGTGGAAAGCCCAGCGCGGTGGGAAGGCTCACGCCATGGACGGCCTCGTCCTCGGCGCTGTCCGCCGCGTCGTCCACGCACTGCATGCCCACCGCGAGCAGGAAGAAGGCGCGCCGGAAGTACGGACTCCGGTGCGACTCCCCCCGCTGGTGCAACAGACTCTCGCTGGCCAGTCCCGCCCACCCGAGCTTGAGCAGGATGGAGCGGCCATAGCGCGCGAGGCGGAGTGTCCGGCGGGCCAGCGCCGCCTGCTCGAGCCCGACGCCCAGGCGCCAGGCCCTGATGCTCCGCTCGATGGACTCCACCCGGGGGCTCGTTCCCCCCTCCGCCTCGGCGAGGCTCCGCCGCCAGTACGCCAGGAAATGGGCCGCCAGACGCTCCCGCTCGGGCGTGGCGGCGGCCTGGTGGTCGGCCAGGCGATCCACCAGCACGTTGTAGAAACACGCGCCGTGGTGGGCCCTCCGAAACGCCTCGAGCGCGGGCTCGGAGGGGGCGTGCTCGGAGGACAGGGCGAAGAGGGGCAGATCCCTGCTGGGCGGGAGCTGGAAGACGTCCGCCCATCCCATGTCGGGAGCGCGGGCGAGTCCCAGCTCGAACAACAGCCCCCGCGCCGAATCGCGAAGCTCCAGGGGGAGCTGGGCCACTACCCCCTGGTAGGTGGAGTCAATCGTGGCGTTCATGGCGGCGCGGTCTCACCAGCTCGCGGTGAGATCCTCCCAGGGCGCGATATGGGCGAAGGCGGGCTCATCCACGAGCAGCTCCTTGAAGCAGCGCAACTGCGGCTCGCTGAGCCGCACGGGCCGCCCGATGAGCCGGGACAGCTCCTGCTCCAGCGTGTCGCCGCTGCCGGGCGTGCCCGGCTCGTAGAGGGCGGCGGCGGCCTGGACCGCCTTGAACCGCTTCATGAGGCCGCCGTCTGGTTTGAGCAGCGCCAGGTAGATGTCATACAGGCTCGAGGCGGAGACCATCTCCCTCACTTCCTCGTGTCGCACCTGGCCGCTCCAGGGAGACAGCGTGGCGAGCTCCGGCAGCTCCGCGAGGCGCTTGAAGGCGTGGCGTTGAGGCTCGCTCAGCCGCACCTCCCGCCCGAGGAGCTGGGACAGGCATTGCTCCAGCGCGCCGTCTCCGCCAGGGGCGGCGTCCGGAGTGGCCGCGGCGATGCCCAGCTTCTGGAGGCGGTTGCCGCCAGGGCCACGCGGACTCAGCAATTGAAGGTAGAGATCGGCGAACGCCACGTTGAAAGGATTCCCCCGCGTCGAGCGCGAGGAGACGGCGGACAGGGCTGGATTGAGAGTCATATGAGAGGCCTCGTTGAGATGTCTGGGTGGATGACGACGTGCCAGTGATGGCGTGGGGAGACATGAGCAACCTCCGTGCCGCTCGCGCGGGCTCCCATGTGAACCTGTCGTCCCTGCTTCCCTGGGCCGGCCCACCCATGGCCCATGGATTCACCCGGCGAGGGGCTCCGCCTGGTTTCCACGCGGTGGACGAAAACGACCACGGCGGCGTGTATTCGCACGAGGGGAATGGATGCTTTCATCCCTCGGTGGACGCCCATGCCCGCCCTCGAGGCATGGTGTTTGCTTGGCACGCCCGGCGATGCGTGGACAGGCCCTCATCCTCGGATGCCAGACCTATGGACTGACCGGCGTGTTGGGAGACGCGCGGCGGGTCGCGGAGGCGCTCGGTGCGCTCGGCTTCGACGTCACCGTGTGCATGGGAGAAGAGGCGACGCGCGAGCGCATCCTCCAGCTCTACCGCCACCTCATCGAGCGGTGTGCTCCGGACGAGGCGGCCTTCGTCTATTACGCGGGGCACGGGGCCTGGGCTCCCGCACCGGGCTCCGGCGTCCAGTTCATCGTGCCGGCGGACTTCGAGCTCTCCACGGAAGAGGATTTCCGCGGCATCACCGCCCTCGAGCTGTCGGCGCTCTTGGAGGAGCTGACGTCGAGGACACGCAACGTGACCGTCGTGCTCGACTGTTGCTTCGCGTCGCGCATGTTCCGGAGCGTGGACCTGGTGCCGAGGGCGCTCCCCGTGGTGCCGCTGCCCGTCGTGTGCGCGCACCTGAAGCGGCTCCAGGCCCGGGGTCAGGCGCTGGGGGGCCGCCACATCGAGAGCAACCCGCATGCGGTGCGGCTGGTGGCCGCGGCGCTCGACGAACAGGCCTACGAGTACACCAACGCTCGCGGCGTGCGCACCGGGTTGCTGACCGATGCCTTCCTCGAGGTGCTCGACGAGGCGCGCGGGCTCCGGGTGTCCTGGGGTCAGCTCGGCCGACGCATCCGGGAGCGGGTGCTCGCCCGTTGTTCCCATCAACGGCCCGAGCTCGAGGGCCCCGAGCGGCGATTGTTGTTCCAGCTCGAGGAACTCGAGCACGAGTCCTCCCTCGCCTACTACCCCGAGCACGGCCACCACTGGCTGCGGGGAGGGCGTCTGCACGGGGTGCGGGAGGGCGATGAATACGCGGTCATGCCCCTGGGCGCCGACGGCCCGGACGAGGCCCGCGCCCTGGCCTCCGCCCGGGTCCTCGAGGTGCTGGGCGGCTCGAGCCGGGTGGCGCTGGTGCGGAGGAGCTCGGCCCTCGTTCCCACGGGGGCTCCCGCCTTCCCGCGCCGCTCCCAGCAACCCCGGCGCGCCGTGGTGTTGGAGGGCTCCTGGGACGCCCATGCGCCGCTTCTCTCCCGCCTGCGGGAAGCATTTCGGACCTCGTTCTTCGTGCGTCAGGCGTCCATGGAGGAGCGGGAGCCCGTGCTCGCCCACGTCCGGCTCGGCGAGCGAGGCGTGGACGTTCTTGACTCGGGACTGGACGGAATCGTCCATCCCCTGCCGCTCACCCCCTCCAGCGTCCCAGGGGTGCTCCACGCCCTGGAGGTCCTGGCCCGGGCCCAGTCACTGCGCGAGCTCGGCGACGGCGGCGACTCGGAGCGCTTCACGCAGTGGCTCGAACTCGAGTGGGGTCGGGTGTCCGCTCGCCGTGCCTTTCCGCTTCCCACGGCGGGGGCCTGCCTTCACGCGGGAGAGCGCGTCTATGTCCGCCTCCAAGCTCGTGGCCACACCCGCCTCCACGTCTCGGTCCTCGACGTGGGCGTCGGGGGGGCCATCTCCTTGCTGAATGCCTCGCAGCCCTCGGGGATGGTGCTGGGGAGCGGCCGGGTCGAGACCCTGGGCGCCGGGCCGGATGGGACGCTCGTGGGCTTGGAGCTCGAATGGCCCGAGGTCACGCCCCGTCAGGACGCGCGCCCCGAGTCCCTCGTGGTCATCGCCTCGGAGTTTCCCGTGGACCTGCGCCTGCTCGGCACTTCCCACTCCCGGCTCACCCGCGCACCGCCGGTCTCCCTGGAACAGTTGATGCAGAGTGGCGGTCGGGACAGGTACGCGGTGAAGCACATCCGGTTCTGGTTGGACCCCCGTCCACCCCCTTGAATGGAGGAAACAGCGCGCCCATGGATGAGATGACTTCGCTCCGGCACCGGTTGGAGCGCGCCCTGGGAGGCAGGGCCATCGAGGAGCTCTGGCCGGAGCCCCGGGCGCTCGTCGGCTTCGAGGCCGCGGTGGCGTTGAGTGTGGACCGGGCGCTGGCTCGGAGGGCGTTCGACAAGCTGCGCGCGGGCAGCCGGCTGCTGCCCGTCGAGTCCGCGGTACTGGAGGTGGCCATCCGCATGGCGCGGCCGGCCTTGCGCATCGAGCGGGGGCGCTTGCCGCCCCATTCCTTCCTGGAGATGGAGGAGGCGGTGCGGGCCATCCTCCTGGCGCAACTGCCGGGGATCGCCTCGCTCGGTTTTCGCTGGGGGATTCCCCTGGCGACGGCGTTCCAGGTCGCGCCCCGGGTGCTGGTGACCAGCGCCCACGTGGCGGACAGGCTGGAGCAGGAGCGCGAGGATCTGACGCGAGGGAACTTCGTCGCCCACTTCGACGCGGATGACCGGCACGAGGAGCGCATCGTGTCGATCACGGGTGTTCTGGTCCGTCATCCCTCGGAGGACGTGGCCCTGCTGGAGATGGAGGCCGAGGGGCCGCTGGACGGGGGGTTGAGGCTGGCGCGGCGACCCGCGGACTCGCGCGCCCGGCGGGTGCTCGGAGTGGGCTATCCGCTCTACGGCGATGGGCACCTTCCCTGGGTGGACTCGCTCTTCGAGCACGTCTACGGCGTGTTGCGGGCCTCGCCGGGGGAACTGATGGGAGCCGAGGGCGAGCGGTTGTTCCACGACTGCACGACCCTGTCGGGCAACTCGGGCTCACCCCTGTTCGACTTGAGCACGGGATTGGTCATTGGCGTCCACTCCTCGGGGAAGTTCGCCTGGCGCAACACCGCCGTGAGCACGCGAGCCCTACTCTCCAACGAATTCATCCGGGCCCGGGCATCTTGCTGGGACTGAGTGGTTCACGGCAGCCGCCCATGCGAGTGTTCACAGCGCTCGTATTCCTCTTGTGCCTGGGTGGGAGTCTCGAGGAGGTTCTGTTCGCGCTCGGGGGCGGTGAGACACACGGTGGTCATCTTCTTGAGCTCATCGGTCAGGATGTCGGGATCAAGAGGCCAGACGCGGAACATGCCGTCGGAGAAGGTGACAAGGCGTGTGCCATTTCGCATGAGTAACGCACCTGGGGTCGAGTCATTGTTGAAGATCAAGGGCGTGGTCTTCTTGTCGATTGGCCACAGGCGGGCGGTGCCATCACCGGAGGTGGTGAGGATCCGGGTGCCATCGGGGGTGAATTTCGCCGAGAAAACCCCACTTTGATGACCTGGATAGCGATGCAACTCCTTTCCGGTGTCGGCACTCCAGAGGATGGCCGTGTTGTCGTCCGACGCGGTGAGAAGATAAGCGCCATCGTTACTGAAGACCGCGGAGTTCACTTTGTCCTTGTGTCCTGAAAGAACAATGGACTTATTTGGCTCATGGACACGCCAGAGGCGGGCTGTCCAATCGTCGGACGTGATGATGAGCCGGGAGCCGTCGGGGCTGAAGACAGCGGAGTTCACCTGGCCTTGATGACCCGAGAAGACAACGGGAGCGCCTGAACCACGGGTGGGCCAGAGGCGGATGACGTTGTCTTCGGAAATGATGAGGATGTGGGTGCCATCCGGGCTGAATATGGCGGGGGGATGAGCTTCGCCTGGGCTAGGGAAGACGAAGGAGGTCGCCTCGCCGTTGGCGCGCCAGAGGCGGGCGGTGCTGCTGGACGCGGTGAGGATGTGCGTGCCATCCGGGCTGAATATGGCGGAGGTGAGCTCCTGTCGAGAGTGCTGGAAGACGAGAGGTGTTCCCGTTCCATCGGCGCGCCAGAGGCGGGCGCTTCCATCGTCCGATGCAGTGAGGATCTGGGTCCCGTCGGGGCTGAAAACAGCGCTGTTCACCAGAGCCTTATGGTCCGGCAAGACGGCGAGTCGTTTCTTGTCCTCGATGCGCCAGATTTCAGCGGTGTTGTTGGTGGCGATGGCGATGAGGGATCCATCGGGGCTGGGTGTGGCGTCAGGCGAGCCATTGATATCGACGTCGAAGAAGGGGGGCGGGGGATCGCCATGAATGCGCCAGATGCGGATGGTGCTGTCGTCCGACGCGGTGAGGACTTTGGTTCCATCTGGGCTGAAGGCGACGATTTTCACCGTCTGAGTATGCCCAAGGAAGGTGATGGGTGTTCCCGTGCCATCCGCGCGCCAGAGACGGGCGGTGCCATCGTCCGACGCGGTGAAGACATAGGCTCCATCCGGGCTGAATGCCGCGAAGGTCAACACGTCTCCACGACCATAGAGCACGGCGGGCAGGGTGGGGTGCTCGAGTTCTTCGACGAGCCAGCGGTAGGCGCTGTCGTCGTCCGACGTGGTGAGGATCTGGGTCCCATCCGGGCTGAAGGTCGCGAAGTTCACCGACTTTTCGTGTGCCTTGAAATGGAGCTTCAGGGAGCCATTGATACGCCAGAGACGGGCGTCTCCTTGCGCGGATGCAGTGAGGATGGAGGAGCCGTCGGGACTGAAGGTGGCTGAGAGCACCTGCTCGTTCTTGCCTGGAAAGACGAGTGGCTGCCCCATCCCGTTGGCGTTCCAAAGATAGACGGTTCCATTGCCCGTGAGGGTGAGGACATGGCGCTCGTCGGGGCTGAAGCTCGCGGAGTTCGCTCCCTTGAAATGACCTCTGAAGACGACGGGCTGCTCCGTCCCGTCGATCCGCCAGCGGCGTACCGTGCCATCGGCCGAGGCGGAGAGGATGTACGAGCCATCGGAACTGAAGACTGCGGAGTTCACCGAGTCCTTATGGACCGGGAAGTTGACGGGCGGTCTCGTGCCGTCGGCCCGCCAGAGGCGGACGATGCCATCGTCCGAGGCGGTGAGGATGTGCGATTCATCGGGGCTGAAGACTGCGGAGTTCACGCTCTCTTCATTGGCCGAAAAGACGATGGGAGTCCCAGTGCCATCGGAACGCCAGAGGCGGACGGTGCCGTCGGCGGATGCGGTGAGGACGCGGGTGCCATCGGCGCTGAACCGGGCCGAGTAGATTTCTGAGCTGTGTCCGGTGAGGATGGCGCTGCTGATGGCGTGCTGGCTGGTGTCCAGCGCGGTCTGCATCCATTCGCTGTCCGGAAACTCCTTCCGGGTATTCATCGCCAGGAGAACCAACATCGCCCTGGTGGGATCCGTCGGCAGGAGGCTCCGGGCATGCGGTATCTGCGCGCTGAGCAGGGCCAGGTTCTTCTGTCGGAGTGACTCCCGGGCGTTGTCCTCGGCGATTCGTTGTTGGCGTTGTGCTTCCCGGGCGTTGTTTGTCGCCTTGTTGGCCTGGAAGAGAGCCGCCACGGTGAGCGCGACGAGCAGGGTGGCTACGGTGAGCACGAGCGATGCGCGGAAATTGCGCAGGGAGCGTCGGCGCCGCGCGCTGGCGTGGAGGAACCCGCTCTCGGCGGCATTGAAGTCCAGCAGCTCGGTGGAGGCACCGCCGGGTGGGTGGACGGGCAGCGCCAGGGGGCCTCCGGTGCCGCGCGGGAGGTCCGGCGCCAGACCGAGCTGATCCAGGCGCGCATCTGCCCAGAGGAAGTCATGGGCGCGGTGGTGACGGTGCCATTCGGCGGAGGCATGAGAGACCCGGCGCAGCAGCAGCAGCTCGCGCTGGGCGTGGCGGGCCCAGTCATGGAGCCGGGGCCAGGAGGAGAGCAGGGCATCGTGCGCGGGCTCGACACAGGGCCCCTCTTCGTCGCTGGCCACCACCAGGCGGCAGGTCTCCAGGGTGTGGAGGACCCGCTGGACGCGGGCATTCTCCTCCGGGAGGGGATACTCCAGCTCGGCGCGAGGCACCCTGCGGCGCGCCAGCTCTCCTCCCTCGGGGGACACCATGCGCAGCAGCACATTGTGCAGCGTGCGCTGGAAGGCGGGGAGTTCCCACGGGCTCATGGGCGGCGGCGACGTGTCCGCCTCGGCCGTGGACGGGACGGTTCCGTGGAAGATGAGTTCGGCCCGGCGTTGGAGGGCTCCCGCGATGCCTCCCATCTGGCGGTAGTCCTCGAAGGAGAGGGTGCGGTCGTCCCGGCCACTGGCGAGGTAGGCGTCGAACAGCTCGCTGAGCGCCACGGAGAGCAGGGGCAGCGCGCCCGGCATCTGCTCGACGTCATCCAGCAGGCGCTCGACGAGGCCCGCATCGAAGAAGAGCACGCACGTCTCCGCGGGCTTCTCGATGCAGCGGCGCAGCTCGTCGCGGTTCATGAGCGGGAGCTGGAAGCGCCCGCCGTGCCAGCGCTCGGGGGCGAGGTCCGCGGCGACGAGCCGGGGGAGGAAGTGGGGCTCGAAGTCGGAGCGCAGCAGCAGCAACAGGTGGAGGCGTGGATGCGAGAGCTGGAGCAGACAGGACAGCGCTCGAAGAAAGGCCAGGCGCGCCGAGTCGTCGAGGCAGGCGGTGACCAGTTCCTCGAGTGGATCGACTACGAGCACGACGGAGCGGAGGGCGTCGTGGGAGAGCCAGTCACGCAGGATATCGGCGGCGCGATGAGGTTGGGAGGCGAGGTCATCGGCCGACGGGGTGGGGGTGCCGGGAGCCAACGAGGCGAGC
Above is a window of Cystobacter fuscus DNA encoding:
- a CDS encoding caspase family protein encodes the protein MGLPDSESSPPGFARSLAIVIGIDDYAHGIPPLLNAVRDAHTVAETLRLQGFETLRLLDDEASLASLTHLFSHQLPTLQPPPDRLLIYFAGHGLAHTDPRLHLAGYLLPSDARRDEPSSYWPMAALHEALRQLPCGHLLLILDCCFAGAFPHSLSRDIRAPAPPAPLFLERFRHFSSRRSFQLLLSTAHDELASDRLLAKPSQESLGDGLHSPFALAFLEAIRASSPADTNRDGLLTATELYTFLRDRLLQRLPPHASQTPALWHLDWHDGGEFLFLLADTFPALPPAAPLSQHANPYLGLRPFTSEHRHLFFGRERLVDLLLTRLRSQALLLLCGPSGAGKSSIVHAGLLPRLGENGAWNIPPSLRPSAQPLQALSSWLASLAPGTPTPSADDLASQPHRAADILRDWLSHDALRSVVLVVDPLEELVTACLDDSARLAFLRALSCLLQLSHPRLHLLLLLRSDFEPHFLPRLVAADLAPERWHGGRFQLPLMNRDELRRCIEKPAETCVLFFDAGLVERLLDDVEQMPGALPLLSVALSELFDAYLASGRDDRTLSFEDYRQMGGIAGALQRRAELIFHGTVPSTAEADTSPPPMSPWELPAFQRTLHNVLLRMVSPEGGELARRRVPRAELEYPLPEENARVQRVLHTLETCRLVVASDEEGPCVEPAHDALLSSWPRLHDWARHAQRELLLLRRVSHASAEWHRHHRAHDFLWADARLDQLGLAPDLPRGTGGPLALPVHPPGGASTELLDFNAAESGFLHASARRRRSLRNFRASLVLTVATLLVALTVAALFQANKATNNAREAQRQQRIAEDNARESLRQKNLALLSAQIPHARSLLPTDPTRAMLVLLAMNTRKEFPDSEWMQTALDTSQHAISSAILTGHSSEIYSARFSADGTRVLTASADGTVRLWRSDGTGTPIVFSANEESVNSAVFSPDESHILTASDDGIVRLWRADGTRPPVNFPVHKDSVNSAVFSSDGSYILSASADGTVRRWRIDGTEQPVVFRGHFKGANSASFSPDERHVLTLTGNGTVYLWNANGMGQPLVFPGKNEQVLSATFSPDGSSILTASAQGDARLWRINGSLKLHFKAHEKSVNFATFSPDGTQILTTSDDDSAYRWLVEELEHPTLPAVLYGRGDVLTFAAFSPDGAYVFTASDDGTARLWRADGTGTPITFLGHTQTVKIVAFSPDGTKVLTASDDSTIRIWRIHGDPPPPFFDVDINGSPDATPSPDGSLIAIATNNTAEIWRIEDKKRLAVLPDHKALVNSAVFSPDGTQILTASDDGSARLWRADGTGTPLVFQHSRQELTSAIFSPDGTHILTASSSTARLWRANGEATSFVFPSPGEAHPPAIFSPDGTHILIISEDNVIRLWPTRGSGAPVVFSGHQGQVNSAVFSPDGSRLIITSDDWTARLWRVHEPNKSIVLSGHKDKVNSAVFSNDGAYLLTASDDNTAILWSADTGKELHRYPGHQSGVFSAKFTPDGTRILTTSGDGTARLWPIDKKTTPLIFNNDSTPGALLMRNGTRLVTFSDGMFRVWPLDPDILTDELKKMTTVCLTAPEREQNLLETPTQAQEEYERCEHSHGRLP